Proteins encoded together in one Microbacterium oxydans window:
- a CDS encoding RNA polymerase sigma factor, translated as MSDARSDAELLHGLRGGDARSYEALWRRHSGAAYRYAHRLFPSRADDLVSESFLAIYQQVTATDKGPRYAFRSYLKAVIRNLAIKWNREAERVLSAEDLDQVDPHDGLSRLEKQSDSAEVISAFRELPERWQRVLWLAEVDDRSRPEIAKELGIRPNAVSALQRRARTGLKFQWLSTQIPLALREDVAHVARLFPQYVTEPRNAALAAEVDTHLTICDSCRDLLHSLRGGSARLEGKTLAILLGSAGLGVPSLASLTSGTTAAAVAAVTAGAGLTGWLIAGGLSVLTVSGVIVSTLLLPPAPSPAVAGVDPTTAPSVIRVVVPQTPAPTTPRPEPVEPAIGPGVNDPRIPVVELTDDPDRQGPIAPTRPDPAGPETPGPGIDPSTGGSPGVTTPSTFSGYLAPVVQGKTTPGRAVVVELAAQRYTPPVAGDGSWSFDARGLELEPGVYDYRVWTYDAVSPSAAMSGTFTVLPLTVQGFEHIEGFEDMLLSEAQTTGVVIAITGPANGTVFVDTMQGVSATITLDQSGYTRKRLVMNGVGWYHFTFRALDGDGFWGPAHETSVDVYDPDVIWGPWGPDAEDMTFDLVDP; from the coding sequence GTGTCGGACGCGCGCAGCGATGCGGAACTTCTTCACGGTCTGCGCGGCGGAGATGCCCGCAGTTACGAGGCGCTGTGGCGTCGCCATTCCGGTGCGGCGTACCGCTACGCCCACCGGCTGTTCCCCTCGCGCGCCGACGACCTCGTGTCCGAGTCGTTCCTCGCGATCTACCAGCAGGTCACGGCGACGGACAAGGGTCCGCGGTATGCGTTCCGCTCGTACCTGAAAGCCGTGATCCGCAACTTGGCGATCAAGTGGAACCGGGAGGCCGAGCGCGTCCTGAGCGCCGAGGACCTGGATCAGGTCGACCCGCACGACGGCCTCAGCCGGCTGGAGAAGCAGTCCGATTCGGCAGAGGTGATCTCGGCATTCCGCGAGCTGCCCGAGCGATGGCAGCGCGTGCTCTGGCTCGCCGAGGTCGACGACCGGAGCCGACCGGAGATCGCCAAAGAGCTCGGGATCAGACCCAACGCGGTGTCCGCCCTGCAGCGGCGAGCGCGGACGGGGCTGAAGTTCCAGTGGCTCAGCACACAGATCCCCCTCGCGCTCCGCGAGGACGTCGCCCATGTCGCGCGGCTGTTCCCGCAGTACGTGACCGAGCCGCGGAACGCCGCGCTGGCCGCCGAGGTCGACACCCACCTGACGATCTGCGACAGCTGCCGAGACCTGCTCCACAGCCTGCGCGGCGGATCCGCACGTCTCGAGGGCAAGACGCTCGCGATCCTGCTGGGCTCCGCCGGGCTGGGCGTGCCGTCGCTGGCGTCCCTGACCTCGGGGACGACCGCCGCTGCCGTCGCCGCGGTGACCGCCGGCGCCGGGCTCACGGGCTGGCTCATCGCCGGGGGCCTGAGTGTCCTCACGGTGAGCGGGGTCATCGTCTCCACGCTTCTGCTCCCTCCCGCCCCGTCGCCGGCTGTGGCGGGAGTGGACCCGACGACCGCCCCGAGCGTGATCCGGGTGGTCGTCCCGCAGACGCCGGCGCCGACGACCCCGCGGCCCGAACCGGTGGAGCCGGCCATCGGGCCGGGCGTGAACGATCCCCGCATCCCCGTGGTGGAGCTCACCGACGACCCCGACAGGCAGGGTCCGATCGCCCCCACCCGTCCGGATCCCGCCGGCCCCGAGACCCCCGGCCCCGGTATCGACCCCTCGACGGGAGGATCCCCCGGGGTCACCACTCCCTCCACCTTCTCGGGATACCTGGCGCCCGTCGTCCAGGGGAAGACGACACCGGGCCGCGCCGTGGTGGTCGAGCTGGCGGCGCAGCGCTACACGCCACCGGTCGCCGGCGACGGGAGCTGGAGCTTCGATGCGCGCGGGCTCGAGCTCGAACCGGGCGTCTACGACTATCGGGTCTGGACGTACGACGCCGTGTCGCCGTCGGCAGCCATGTCGGGCACCTTCACCGTGCTGCCCCTGACCGTGCAGGGGTTCGAGCACATCGAGGGGTTCGAGGACATGCTCCTGAGCGAGGCGCAGACCACGGGTGTCGTGATCGCGATCACCGGCCCCGCGAACGGCACGGTGTTCGTCGACACGATGCAGGGCGTCTCCGCGACGATCACGCTGGACCAGAGCGGATACACGCGCAAGCGACTCGTGATGAACGGCGTGGGCTGGTACCACTTCACCTTCCGTGCCCTCGACGGCGACGGATTCTGGGGACCAGCCCACGAGACCTCGGTCGACGTGTACGACCCGGACGTGATCTGGGGCCCCTGGGGTCCGGACGCGGAGGACATGACGTTCGACCTCGTCGACCCGTAG
- a CDS encoding AraC family transcriptional regulator, which yields MRNVRLERYDGLPVDVLPIGTDYPPDHLLAHHAHRRAQLLYGATGIMQVETLDGSWTIPTNRAVLIPPQTSHQVRMRDVTTWSLYIEPSAVPWWPASCTVIEVEPLLRELLREANDFDAGYDASGRDGAVVQLILQELQRVTPLPLSVSLPRAEPFRSLCTEYLGRPDVALTNVDWARAAMMSTRNFDRRFREATGMSPSMWRTRARLLASITLLRRMPVAQVAGDLGYASPASFTAAFTRTFGAPPSSFHERRTPRSQTHG from the coding sequence GTGAGAAACGTCCGGCTGGAGAGATATGACGGGCTCCCCGTCGACGTCCTCCCGATCGGCACGGACTATCCGCCCGACCACCTGCTGGCGCATCACGCGCACCGCCGGGCCCAGCTCCTCTACGGAGCCACGGGCATCATGCAGGTGGAGACCCTCGACGGGTCCTGGACCATCCCCACCAACCGCGCCGTCCTCATCCCTCCGCAGACCTCCCATCAGGTGCGGATGCGGGATGTCACGACCTGGAGCCTCTACATCGAGCCGAGCGCCGTGCCGTGGTGGCCCGCCTCCTGCACGGTGATCGAGGTCGAGCCGCTCCTCCGAGAGCTCCTGCGGGAGGCGAACGACTTCGATGCCGGATATGACGCCTCCGGTCGTGATGGTGCCGTCGTCCAGCTGATCCTCCAGGAGCTGCAGCGGGTGACTCCGCTTCCGCTCTCCGTGTCGCTCCCCCGGGCGGAGCCGTTCCGATCCCTGTGCACGGAGTACCTCGGGCGCCCCGACGTCGCCCTCACGAACGTCGACTGGGCGCGCGCAGCGATGATGAGCACGAGGAACTTCGACCGCCGTTTCCGGGAGGCCACCGGGATGAGTCCGTCGATGTGGCGCACGCGGGCCCGGCTGCTGGCGAGCATCACACTGCTGCGCCGGATGCCGGTGGCCCAGGTGGCGGGCGACCTGGGCTACGCGTCTCCGGCCTCGTTCACCGCCGCGTTCACGCGCACGTTCGGTGCACCGCCTTCGAGCTTCCACGAGCGTCGGACACCGCGCTCGCAGACGCACGGCTGA
- a CDS encoding DoxX family protein — translation MNIAVWIVSGLLALLYVFTGGAKILRSKEALAPTMSWTRSAKPGVIKAVGILEILGAVGLILPWLTGIVPILTPIAAVGLVLLQAGAIVVHIRIGEAKSVPFNATLLLLAAFVAVFRFIAL, via the coding sequence ATGAACATCGCCGTCTGGATCGTGTCCGGCCTGCTCGCCCTCCTCTATGTGTTCACGGGCGGCGCGAAGATCCTCCGCTCGAAGGAGGCGCTGGCGCCCACGATGAGCTGGACCCGCTCCGCGAAGCCCGGGGTCATCAAGGCCGTCGGCATCCTCGAGATCCTGGGAGCTGTCGGGCTGATCCTGCCGTGGCTCACCGGCATCGTCCCGATCCTGACGCCGATCGCGGCCGTCGGGCTCGTGCTCCTCCAGGCGGGCGCGATCGTGGTGCACATCCGCATCGGCGAAGCGAAGTCGGTGCCGTTCAACGCCACGCTCCTGCTCCTCGCGGCGTTCGTCGCGGTCTTCCGCTTCATCGCTCTCTAG
- a CDS encoding SRPBCC family protein has product MATNTRRMRCAPQDVFRVLQDGWLYPSWVVGATRMREVDDAWPRPDAELHHTVGSWPFVLDDTTRSVEWDPPHRMRLIARGWPFGEADVTIRVRSDEDGCVVRIDEEPRSGPATLIPRFLTTPMLRVRNAETLRRLAYIAEGNRPRAATGYEPTLGLLSASST; this is encoded by the coding sequence ATGGCGACCAACACCCGCCGGATGAGGTGCGCACCACAGGACGTGTTCCGCGTGCTGCAGGACGGCTGGCTCTACCCGAGCTGGGTCGTCGGCGCCACGCGCATGCGCGAGGTGGATGACGCCTGGCCCCGCCCGGACGCCGAGCTCCACCACACGGTGGGATCTTGGCCCTTCGTCCTCGACGACACCACGCGGAGCGTGGAATGGGACCCTCCTCACCGCATGCGACTCATCGCGCGAGGCTGGCCGTTCGGCGAGGCCGATGTCACGATCCGCGTCCGCTCCGACGAGGACGGCTGTGTGGTGCGCATCGATGAGGAACCCCGCAGCGGTCCGGCGACGCTCATCCCCCGCTTCCTGACCACTCCGATGCTCCGTGTGCGCAACGCCGAGACGCTCCGCCGCCTCGCCTACATCGCCGAGGGCAACCGGCCTCGTGCCGCGACGGGCTATGAGCCCACGTTGGGGTTGCTGTCGGCCAGCAGCACGT
- a CDS encoding sulfite exporter TauE/SafE family protein — MSFALLLLVGLAVGITTVLFGFGGGFVTVPVITLIDASLGGDGVRVATATSALVMLVNAVVATAATSRSVLGGLGGRRGLFALLAVGGAAGAAASRFAPVALLKWGFVAYIVLTIADLVVRPGFLRPLPPHRIAGAAVRTGGVPDWLGLPIGTVAAFLGVGGSVMTVPMMRRAGASMQIAAALANPLTLAIVLPALIVSLCTSGALPHSEGLIGSVDVVSAVALLLGSIPVVILLRRRPPRIPDRVHSWTYVALLATAATTVAVAG; from the coding sequence GTGTCCTTCGCTCTTCTCCTCCTCGTCGGCCTCGCTGTCGGCATCACCACGGTTCTCTTCGGTTTCGGCGGTGGATTCGTCACGGTCCCGGTCATCACCCTGATCGACGCCTCGCTCGGCGGCGACGGCGTGCGGGTGGCGACCGCGACCTCGGCTCTCGTGATGCTCGTCAACGCCGTCGTCGCGACCGCCGCGACCTCCCGCTCGGTACTGGGCGGTCTCGGCGGACGACGAGGTCTGTTCGCGCTGCTCGCGGTCGGCGGGGCGGCGGGCGCCGCGGCCTCTCGATTCGCACCGGTCGCGCTCCTCAAGTGGGGTTTCGTGGCCTACATCGTTCTCACGATCGCGGATCTCGTGGTCCGTCCCGGCTTCCTCCGACCCCTCCCCCCGCACCGCATCGCGGGCGCAGCTGTGCGCACAGGCGGCGTTCCGGATTGGCTCGGTCTCCCCATCGGGACGGTTGCGGCCTTCCTCGGTGTCGGCGGAAGCGTCATGACCGTGCCGATGATGCGCCGGGCCGGCGCCAGCATGCAGATCGCCGCGGCTCTGGCCAATCCGCTCACTCTCGCGATCGTCCTCCCCGCGCTGATCGTGTCGCTGTGCACGTCCGGAGCCCTCCCCCACTCCGAGGGCCTGATCGGATCGGTGGACGTCGTCTCCGCGGTGGCGCTTCTCCTCGGATCCATCCCTGTCGTCATCCTGCTGCGTCGGCGTCCGCCTCGGATCCCCGATCGCGTCCACTCCTGGACCTACGTCGCGCTCCTCGCCACGGCGGCGACCACCGTCGCGGTTGCCGGATAG
- a CDS encoding DUF1254 domain-containing protein, which produces MFDEARCVIEGGFPTAETAAVAFDEADLVRALHAYRFFYPTVSFEATWRGNLAGGVVPNHVFPALKGTPRQFVFTPNSDTPYGAVALDLSDGPIVLEVPPGPIMGTFNDLNQLWVMDYGLPGPAKAEGGRHVVLPPGWTGEVPDGMYAAHATTNRVLGLIRAMPIGGDMDAADRLMQSVRVYPLQPRDEWPETTWVDLSVLDGADFTPVRWETNLEFWRVLHDTLQQEPPNPAYRYEYGELAQLGIARGLSFEPDDRLVGILEKAAVIGHAHLLAQSFADRSASKQVWAGTQWEWAVLQSQNGTFDTPDYTDLYAREKWFYQAQVESPAMFARAPGAGSLYWLGLRDAEGEYLYGQNSYSLDVPLPVPATLFWSVTVYDAETRSEILTEQNSAALRSMYELTDLVGDTVRLHFSPERPDEDAEAAHWIKTKPGSGWFVYFRIYGPEPAAFDGTWQLPDFELRSRPGS; this is translated from the coding sequence ATGTTCGACGAGGCGAGGTGCGTGATCGAGGGCGGTTTTCCGACGGCCGAGACGGCAGCCGTCGCCTTCGATGAGGCTGACCTGGTGCGGGCGTTGCACGCGTATCGGTTCTTCTACCCGACGGTCTCCTTCGAAGCGACATGGCGCGGCAACCTCGCCGGTGGCGTGGTTCCGAATCATGTGTTCCCCGCGTTGAAGGGAACACCACGACAGTTCGTCTTCACCCCGAATTCGGACACGCCCTACGGCGCGGTGGCGCTCGACCTGTCCGACGGCCCGATCGTGTTGGAGGTCCCGCCGGGACCGATCATGGGTACCTTCAACGACCTCAATCAGCTGTGGGTGATGGACTACGGTCTGCCGGGTCCGGCGAAGGCTGAGGGCGGAAGGCATGTCGTGCTGCCTCCCGGATGGACCGGCGAGGTGCCGGACGGGATGTACGCAGCGCACGCGACGACCAATCGTGTGCTCGGACTGATCCGAGCGATGCCGATCGGCGGCGACATGGATGCTGCGGATCGGCTGATGCAATCGGTCAGGGTCTACCCGCTCCAGCCACGCGACGAGTGGCCCGAAACCACGTGGGTGGACCTCTCCGTTCTGGACGGAGCGGATTTCACCCCGGTGCGATGGGAGACGAACCTCGAGTTCTGGCGGGTGCTGCACGACACCCTGCAGCAGGAACCTCCGAACCCCGCGTACCGCTATGAGTACGGCGAGCTCGCCCAGCTCGGCATCGCCCGCGGTCTGTCATTCGAGCCGGATGATCGGCTGGTCGGCATCCTCGAGAAGGCGGCGGTGATCGGGCATGCGCATCTGCTGGCACAGTCGTTCGCGGACCGGAGCGCCTCGAAGCAGGTCTGGGCGGGCACCCAGTGGGAGTGGGCTGTGCTGCAGTCGCAGAACGGAACCTTCGACACCCCTGACTACACTGACCTCTACGCCCGGGAGAAGTGGTTCTATCAGGCCCAGGTCGAGTCGCCCGCGATGTTCGCTCGCGCACCCGGAGCCGGCTCCCTGTATTGGCTCGGGCTGCGTGACGCCGAGGGCGAGTATCTCTACGGGCAGAACTCCTACAGCCTCGACGTTCCGCTGCCGGTGCCCGCGACACTCTTCTGGTCGGTCACCGTCTACGACGCCGAGACCCGCAGCGAGATCCTCACCGAGCAGAACTCCGCCGCTCTCCGCTCGATGTACGAGCTGACCGACCTCGTCGGCGACACCGTTCGACTCCACTTCTCGCCCGAGCGTCCTGACGAGGACGCCGAGGCCGCGCATTGGATCAAGACGAAGCCCGGTAGCGGATGGTTCGTCTACTTCCGCATCTACGGTCCTGAGCCGGCCGCATTCGACGGTACCTGGCAGCTGCCGGACTTCGAGCTCCGCTCCCGACCGGGGAGTTGA
- a CDS encoding manganese catalase family protein codes for MYFHVQEFINEIAHDEPDPAAANALQEGLGGQFGEMRTMMQYLFQSINFRGPDGKAYKDLIQGIGTEEISHVELIGTTISRLLDGSPQYQGTPTDPLDEPGAGGATPLRIAVDTSNIHHYLVGAQGALPVDAVGNPWSGSYVYNSGNLVLDLLYNLMLESTGRLQKCRLYEMTDNKMARSTISYLIVRDQAHENAYAKALETLGVNWRTSLPIPKTNAEQFPEVKKLLDLGLQSKQYSFDLTAQSEAGKIFQGASPSNDGTELDASEQAPVGHPMTIAPERFEEFAPGADDELRALIEATAAMEMADIDATFGRME; via the coding sequence ATGTATTTCCACGTCCAGGAGTTCATCAACGAGATCGCTCACGACGAGCCGGACCCCGCTGCGGCGAATGCGCTTCAGGAAGGGCTGGGTGGTCAGTTCGGTGAGATGCGGACGATGATGCAGTACCTCTTCCAGAGCATCAACTTCCGGGGGCCGGACGGCAAGGCGTACAAGGACCTCATCCAGGGGATCGGCACCGAGGAGATCAGTCATGTCGAACTCATCGGCACGACCATCTCCCGCCTCCTCGACGGCTCCCCGCAGTATCAGGGCACGCCGACCGACCCCCTGGATGAGCCGGGTGCGGGCGGGGCGACCCCGCTGCGCATCGCTGTCGACACGAGCAACATCCATCACTATCTCGTCGGAGCTCAGGGAGCTCTTCCCGTCGACGCGGTCGGCAACCCGTGGTCCGGCAGCTACGTCTACAACTCGGGCAACCTCGTGCTCGATCTGCTCTACAACCTCATGCTCGAATCCACCGGCCGGTTGCAGAAGTGTCGCCTGTACGAGATGACGGACAACAAGATGGCCCGGAGCACGATCTCGTACCTCATCGTGCGGGATCAGGCGCACGAGAACGCCTACGCCAAGGCGCTCGAGACGCTCGGCGTGAACTGGCGCACCTCCCTGCCGATCCCGAAGACGAATGCCGAGCAGTTCCCCGAGGTGAAGAAGCTCCTGGACCTCGGTCTGCAGAGCAAGCAGTACTCGTTCGATCTCACGGCCCAGTCCGAGGCCGGCAAGATCTTCCAGGGGGCGTCGCCGTCGAACGACGGGACAGAGCTCGACGCCAGCGAGCAGGCACCGGTCGGGCATCCCATGACGATCGCGCCGGAGCGCTTCGAGGAGTTCGCCCCCGGTGCGGACGACGAGCTCCGGGCACTGATCGAGGCGACGGCCGCCATGGAGATGGCCGACATCGATGCGACCTTCGGGCGCATGGAATGA
- a CDS encoding GNAT family N-acetyltransferase: MDLSLTPPSAAEFKALYDETGWADIPLSTFESALAGTWIVCTAREADGSLLGMGRLISDGALHAFVAEMLVTEHARGNGTGALILDALVAAAKTRGVDDIQLFAARGRAEFYERNGFSRRPSDAPGMDISTPQL, encoded by the coding sequence GTGGATCTGTCACTCACCCCGCCGTCAGCCGCGGAGTTCAAGGCCCTCTACGACGAGACGGGCTGGGCGGACATCCCCCTCTCGACGTTCGAATCCGCACTGGCCGGGACCTGGATCGTGTGCACCGCACGTGAGGCCGACGGCTCGCTGCTCGGTATGGGCCGCCTGATCAGCGACGGAGCCCTGCACGCCTTCGTGGCGGAGATGCTCGTCACCGAGCATGCGCGCGGCAACGGAACGGGCGCTCTCATCCTCGATGCTCTCGTCGCCGCCGCGAAGACACGAGGCGTCGACGACATCCAACTCTTCGCCGCACGCGGCCGCGCGGAATTCTATGAGCGCAACGGCTTCAGCCGCCGCCCCTCCGACGCTCCCGGGATGGACATCTCCACCCCTCAGCTCTAG
- a CDS encoding threonine/serine ThrE exporter family protein, whose translation MSARSRRPLLSSVRRLLHTDPSAVAHTEAMPVIDERTVPRVLDLATRIGESMFAVGASAHEVTLAITRVCDAYGMRGVQVDVTYNSITVSFHLSGEVWPETLVRVVRVTAPDHAKLQRVQALVADIDDGLDLESARTTFRAIRRMPFRYQQPVVIVARALLAVGVSIMLGASPIIVGLTFVAALGAALTQAGLARLRVPLFFSQIAGGLVTTVVALAVSALGAAGIEPFVGIRPSIIVASGIVLMLAGLTVVGAAQDAIDGFALTAGGRILDLTMQTLGVVIGILVGLELGSALGFTMDLPDDPAPFGPLLNQFVGAIIVAVAVAVFNGAGIRIILVSALLSAVTLAGYSATIALNVHPAAASAIGALLASFLGMLIARNLHVPSVAVTTAAIVPLVPGVAVFQGLLEMVHAAGTSSAGVLVSGGSLIDAAVIGIGLASGASLGLYLGTPVRATLASVAKTRARVRR comes from the coding sequence ATGTCCGCGAGATCCCGTCGGCCGCTCCTCTCCTCCGTGCGAAGGCTGCTGCACACCGACCCCTCGGCCGTGGCGCACACCGAGGCCATGCCCGTCATCGACGAGCGCACCGTCCCCCGGGTGCTCGATCTCGCGACGCGCATCGGGGAGTCGATGTTCGCGGTCGGCGCCTCCGCCCACGAGGTCACGCTCGCGATCACGCGCGTCTGCGATGCGTACGGGATGCGGGGCGTGCAGGTCGACGTCACGTACAACTCGATCACGGTGTCGTTCCACCTGAGCGGCGAGGTCTGGCCGGAGACCCTCGTCCGGGTCGTCCGGGTGACGGCTCCCGATCACGCGAAGCTGCAGCGGGTGCAGGCTCTCGTCGCCGACATCGACGACGGGCTCGACCTCGAATCCGCCCGCACGACGTTCCGCGCGATCCGTCGGATGCCGTTCCGTTACCAGCAGCCGGTCGTGATCGTGGCCCGAGCGCTGCTCGCGGTCGGCGTCAGCATCATGCTCGGCGCCTCGCCGATCATCGTCGGCCTCACGTTCGTCGCCGCGCTCGGTGCGGCCCTGACGCAGGCCGGGCTCGCCCGGCTCCGGGTCCCGCTGTTCTTCAGCCAGATCGCGGGAGGCCTGGTCACGACGGTCGTGGCACTCGCGGTGTCGGCGCTCGGTGCCGCGGGCATCGAGCCGTTCGTGGGCATCCGCCCGTCGATCATCGTGGCCTCGGGAATCGTGCTGATGCTCGCCGGCCTCACCGTGGTCGGCGCCGCGCAGGACGCGATCGACGGCTTCGCTCTCACGGCGGGCGGGCGCATCCTCGACCTCACGATGCAGACGCTCGGTGTCGTCATCGGCATCCTCGTCGGACTCGAGCTGGGCAGCGCCCTGGGCTTCACGATGGACCTGCCCGACGACCCGGCGCCGTTCGGTCCGCTGCTGAACCAGTTCGTCGGCGCGATCATCGTCGCGGTGGCCGTGGCCGTGTTCAACGGCGCCGGCATCCGGATCATCCTCGTGAGCGCACTGCTCAGTGCCGTGACCCTCGCCGGCTACTCCGCCACGATCGCGCTGAACGTGCACCCCGCCGCGGCGAGCGCGATCGGCGCCCTGCTCGCGAGCTTCCTCGGGATGCTGATCGCCCGGAACCTGCACGTGCCGTCGGTGGCGGTGACGACCGCGGCGATCGTGCCGCTCGTCCCCGGTGTCGCGGTGTTCCAGGGGCTGCTGGAGATGGTGCACGCCGCCGGCACCTCCTCCGCGGGCGTGCTGGTGTCGGGCGGATCGCTCATCGACGCCGCGGTGATCGGCATCGGTCTCGCGTCCGGCGCCTCCCTCGGCCTGTACCTCGGCACCCCGGTGCGGGCGACGCTCGCGAGCGTCGCGAAGACCCGCGCCCGCGTGCGGCGCTGA
- a CDS encoding TetR/AcrR family transcriptional regulator, whose amino-acid sequence MTTANTPAPRGRRRDALANREALLRAAQAVLATNPHASLDAIAQAAGLTRRAVYGHFADRDSLLREVIAVGAQRFNTIAETTDDPDPRVTLARMATRLWREASAVRASANIALDDAHLADTVLALTPLRRRIRDLTKTGVESGAFRGDMPPVLLAFLIEETARATLRELRLTTDDADSTVVRVVLSIVGLSWTEQAELLRAHPEIFAQD is encoded by the coding sequence GTGACCACCGCGAACACTCCGGCCCCCCGCGGTCGTCGGCGCGATGCCCTGGCGAACCGCGAGGCGCTGCTGCGCGCGGCGCAGGCCGTGCTCGCCACGAACCCGCATGCCTCCCTCGATGCGATCGCGCAGGCAGCCGGGCTCACGCGACGAGCCGTCTACGGCCACTTCGCCGACCGCGACAGCCTCCTGCGGGAGGTGATCGCCGTGGGCGCACAGCGCTTCAACACGATCGCCGAGACCACCGACGATCCCGATCCGCGGGTGACTCTGGCCCGCATGGCGACACGCCTGTGGCGGGAGGCCTCCGCGGTGCGCGCCTCGGCCAACATCGCCCTCGATGATGCTCATCTCGCGGACACCGTGCTCGCCCTCACACCGCTGCGCCGCCGCATCCGCGATCTGACGAAGACCGGCGTGGAGTCGGGGGCGTTCCGCGGCGACATGCCTCCCGTCCTCCTCGCGTTCCTCATCGAGGAGACCGCGCGGGCCACGCTGCGCGAGCTGCGTCTGACCACGGACGACGCCGACTCGACCGTCGTCCGCGTCGTGCTGAGCATCGTCGGCCTCTCCTGGACCGAGCAGGCCGAGCTCCTCCGCGCCCACCCCGAGATCTTCGCCCAGGACTGA